A portion of the Bacillus thuringiensis genome contains these proteins:
- a CDS encoding helix-turn-helix domain-containing protein yields the protein MTVLREFRESKGYTINEVSKGSKIPVSTLYDVESGRKGLISSRAKSISDFFGEPVEKLFFATYYRAKLE from the coding sequence TTGACAGTTTTAAGAGAATTTCGTGAATCAAAAGGTTATACAATTAATGAGGTTTCAAAAGGTTCTAAAATTCCAGTAAGTACATTGTATGATGTTGAGTCGGGTAGAAAGGGTTTAATTTCTAGTCGGGCAAAAAGTATATCGGATTTTTTTGGAGAACCAGTCGAAAAGCTTTTTTTTGCAACATATTATCGAGCAAAGTTGGAATGA
- a CDS encoding helix-turn-helix domain-containing protein, translated as MTIDENIVGKNIKKLRAIKGVSRKEMAEDLNTTYRTVSSWETGEKTPRLNKLEEIATYLNVSVSSLLKKEIPDEDLLKSIKGEDPVERLARLLYERYMSVPDKHKPRIEEELLKYASQLKAQVEQEE; from the coding sequence ATGACAATTGATGAAAATATTGTTGGGAAAAATATAAAAAAATTAAGGGCTATAAAAGGAGTAAGCCGAAAAGAAATGGCCGAAGATTTAAATACTACATATAGAACTGTATCTAGTTGGGAAACTGGAGAAAAAACACCACGCTTAAATAAATTAGAGGAAATTGCTACTTATTTAAATGTCAGTGTCTCTTCTTTATTAAAAAAAGAAATTCCGGATGAAGACCTCTTAAAAAGTATTAAAGGTGAAGATCCAGTAGAGCGTTTAGCCAGATTACTCTATGAACGATACATGAGTGTACCAGATAAACATAAGCCTCGTATTGAAGAAGAATTATTAAAATATGCTAGCCAATTAAAAGCGCAAGTTGAACAAGAAGAATAG
- a CDS encoding AimR family lysis-lysogeny pheromone receptor: protein MKKLSREIDNYLSSKNKTYTDLAKEIGVAKSTISNWINRDKEISVYTFAKIAYVIFANNKDKQEQKIIDYLGTLEDRLNINVKVAFALAHLNDHVLLIEYLAGICKESKDLEMGRFADIFNLYIDRLKGKNVREVYLNIQKARNSNADVEIFCDILSMLILCDLGDFGLMQGYKERVEKNIRDDKLVTNTFLKSLYAFWVKELWSYSILRKNNSLQFVIENGELRTYKDIDFFPVMEALLNIRSGENFMFSDYKKSLYFFREALNVLKGAKGSLKYNIALNDINFIRIFWWKDLNKIDFDRLHPAEYALFLIKKGKYQQAINILEEIRSKRKILTPLQTCYLGMAKQDIHLIKQSIDMFKVNNDFLYVKFAEVIYEQYAENII, encoded by the coding sequence ATGAAGAAGTTATCTAGGGAAATTGATAATTATTTATCTTCTAAAAACAAAACATATACTGATCTTGCAAAAGAAATTGGAGTTGCTAAATCTACTATCTCTAATTGGATTAACAGGGATAAAGAAATATCTGTTTATACATTTGCAAAAATTGCTTATGTCATTTTTGCAAATAATAAAGATAAACAAGAACAAAAAATAATTGATTATTTAGGTACTTTAGAGGATAGATTAAACATAAATGTTAAAGTTGCATTTGCCCTTGCTCATTTGAATGATCACGTATTATTAATTGAATATCTCGCTGGAATATGTAAAGAGAGCAAGGATTTAGAAATGGGCCGATTTGCAGATATATTTAATTTATATATTGATCGTTTGAAAGGTAAAAATGTCAGAGAAGTGTACTTAAATATCCAAAAAGCTAGAAATTCTAATGCGGATGTAGAAATTTTTTGTGATATACTCAGTATGTTAATTCTTTGTGATTTAGGGGATTTTGGATTAATGCAAGGTTATAAGGAAAGAGTCGAGAAGAATATTAGAGATGATAAATTAGTAACCAATACTTTCTTAAAGAGTTTATACGCATTTTGGGTAAAAGAACTTTGGAGTTATTCAATATTAAGAAAAAATAACTCTCTACAATTTGTAATAGAAAATGGTGAATTAAGAACATATAAGGATATTGATTTCTTCCCTGTTATGGAAGCTTTGTTGAACATTAGGAGTGGAGAAAACTTTATGTTTTCTGATTATAAGAAATCTTTATATTTCTTTCGAGAAGCGTTAAATGTATTGAAAGGCGCTAAAGGTAGTTTAAAATACAATATAGCTCTAAATGATATAAACTTCATTAGAATCTTTTGGTGGAAAGATCTAAATAAAATTGATTTCGATAGATTACACCCAGCTGAATACGCTTTGTTTTTAATTAAAAAGGGAAAATATCAACAAGCGATAAATATACTTGAAGAAATTAGATCAAAAAGAAAAATATTAACACCACTTCAAACGTGTTACTTGGGAATGGCTAAACAAGATATACATTTAATTAAACAATCTATTGATATGTTTAAAGTAAATAATGATTTTCTGTATGTAAAATTTGCTGAAGTAATATATGAACAATATGCAGAAAATATAATTTAG
- a CDS encoding Replicase RepFR55, producing MLLRNFLLSRAKAELSPHIHHLPKTPGAINQAIKKITSYIDSIVLECEGATTKDYLTKRKYEALETVLSYLVQEGYSQVRQEHISKKSGISKPIINYVFNWLQDLGVCQQIKVRRHGKISPSVYILTIHDNYLKIVEYFKVKWAVAINVCSTFTRFLKNKISKKSDETNLEFMQKNNFKPSPSLDFFGIEEQSKNAVDYEKKEKNKRLQDLNDYLSDDQKRAYYYILSQELTYLSENDAYTIALRLPPDIDRYTRWDFEECVQWFKFKKAENSNPAHFIKMFNQKSKQNQDRRKCNAQNTSSLLDTNNSQTFVFYNFLEEHN from the coding sequence GTGTTGTTGCGAAACTTTTTGCTTAGTCGAGCAAAAGCGGAACTAAGTCCCCACATCCATCACTTACCCAAAACTCCTGGAGCTATCAATCAAGCAATCAAGAAAATAACTTCTTATATTGATAGTATTGTCCTAGAGTGTGAAGGCGCTACCACAAAAGATTATCTTACCAAAAGGAAATATGAAGCTTTAGAGACTGTTTTATCATATTTAGTACAAGAAGGCTATAGTCAAGTTAGACAAGAACACATCAGCAAAAAATCTGGAATTTCAAAACCTATTATTAATTACGTTTTTAACTGGCTGCAAGATTTAGGAGTATGCCAACAAATAAAGGTAAGACGGCATGGAAAGATTTCCCCCTCTGTTTACATCTTAACAATACATGATAACTATTTAAAAATCGTTGAATATTTCAAGGTAAAGTGGGCTGTAGCAATTAATGTTTGTTCTACTTTCACTAGATTTTTAAAGAACAAGATTAGTAAAAAGTCTGATGAAACAAATCTGGAATTTATGCAAAAAAACAATTTTAAACCTTCACCTTCCCTAGATTTTTTCGGCATTGAAGAGCAATCAAAAAATGCTGTAGATTATGAGAAAAAAGAAAAAAACAAGAGATTACAAGACTTAAATGATTATTTGAGTGATGATCAGAAAAGAGCGTATTACTACATTTTGAGTCAAGAGCTAACATACCTATCTGAAAATGATGCATACACAATTGCTTTAAGATTGCCCCCGGATATTGATCGTTACACAAGATGGGATTTTGAAGAATGTGTGCAATGGTTCAAGTTTAAAAAAGCTGAAAACAGTAATCCTGCACATTTCATAAAAATGTTTAATCAAAAATCTAAACAGAATCAAGATCGTAGAAAATGTAATGCACAAAATACAAGCTCACTCTTAGATACAAATAATAGTCAAACATTTGTTTTCTACAATTTTTTAGAAGAGCACAATTAA